From Saccopteryx leptura isolate mSacLep1 chromosome 3, mSacLep1_pri_phased_curated, whole genome shotgun sequence, one genomic window encodes:
- the LOC136397079 gene encoding glucocorticoid-induced transcript 1 protein-like, translating to MSFKMCITNYTFIKEKEFTLVEASLRASIPGAPSIRASRAPAGQCRPGRSPAAPGERRRPARGVEPAPASPAGWSREPEISAGTASLSSPKRPGRATRESRTTPTLPVGAAGTAEAFRGAGPAWRERRRRRRRECGSRESPARQTKLTTWLPPLEQVTSKLSRSRRRATAKHLGGRCPSTSSFPPQSRARSRSPPASSTGRPREAGPGKLSTSAARN from the exons ATGTCTTTCAAAATGTGCATCACAaattatacat TCATTAAGGAAAAGGAGTTCACGCTGGTTGAAGCGAGCCTGCGCGCCAGCATCCCGGGCGCCCCGAGCATCAGAGCATCCCGGGCGCCGGCCGGCCAGTGCCGGCCCGGACGGAGCCCCGCAGCCCCGGGGGAGCGCCGGCGCCCGGCCCGCGGCGTCGAGCCTGCGCCCGCCTCCCCCGCTGGTTGGTCGAGGGAACCAGAAATCAGCGCGGGGACAGCCTCGCTCTCCTCCCCAAAGCGGCCGGGCAGGGCCACCCGGGAGAGTAGGACAACTCCAAC CCTTCCCGTCGGGGCCGCGGGGACGGCGGAGGCCTTTCGCGGCGCGGGACCAGCCTGGCGCGAACGTCGGCGGCGCCGCCGGCGGGAGTGCGGGTCTCGCGAGTCGCCCGCCCGCCAGACAAAGCTGACAACATGGCTACCTCCGCTTGAACAAGTTACTAGCAAGTTGAGCCGCAGCAGACGCCGGGCTACGGCCAAGCACCTCGGCGGCCGTTGTCCATCAACTTCAAGTTTCCCTCCGCAGAGCCGAGCCCGCAGCCGCAGCCCGCCCGCGTCGAGCACCGGCCGCCCGCGCGAGGCCGGGCCCGGGAAACTTTCAACGTCTGCAGCCCGCAACTGA
- the ASF1A gene encoding histone chaperone ASF1A codes for MAKVQVNNVVVLDNPSPFYNPFQFEITFECIEDLSEDLEWKIIYVGSAESEEYDQVLDSVLVGPVPAGRHMFVFQADAPNPGLIPDADAVGVTVVLITCTYRGQEFIRVGYYVNNEYTETELRENPPVKPDFSKLQRNILASNPRVTRFHINWEDNTEKLEDAESSNPNLQSLLSTDALPSASKGWSTSENSLNVMLESHMDCM; via the exons atggCAAAGGTTCAGGTGAACAATGTAGTGGTGCTGGATAACCCTTCTCCTTTCTACAACCCATTCCAGTTCGAGATCACCTTCGAGTGCATCGAGGACCTGTCTGAAG ACTTGGAATGGAAAATTATCTATGTGGGCTCTGCAGAAAGTGAAGAATACGATCAAGTTTTAGACTCTGTTTTAGTGGGCCCTGTTCCTGCGGGAAGGCATATGTTTGTATTTCAG gCGGATGCACCTAATCCCGGACTCATTCCAGATGCAGATGCAGTAGGTGTAACAGTTGTGTTAATTACATGCACCTATCGAGGTCAAGAATTTATTAGAGTTGGCTATTATGTAAATAATGAATATACCGAGACAGAATTAAGGGAAAACCCACCAGTTAAACCAGACTTTTCTAAG CTTCAAAGGAACATTTTGGCATCTAATCCCAGAGTCACAAGATTCCACATTAACTGGGAAGATAATACAGAAAAACTTGAAGATGCAGAGAGCAGTAATCCAAATTTACAATCACTTCTTTCAACAGATGCATTACCGTCAGCATCAAAGGGATGGTCCACGTCAGAAAACTCACTAAATGTTATGTTAGAATCCCATATGGACTGCATGTGA